One genomic segment of Streptomyces sp. TLI_146 includes these proteins:
- a CDS encoding SsgA family sporulation/cell division regulator, with the protein MTPVEALMAYDPADPLAVSVEFVCGNGMHTTWTMGRDLVAEGLTSRCPVGLGDVRVWQYGEGGLRIRLHSDEGSADLLAEIEDVADFLSRTYQLVPEGSELEDFDVDEVIRLLLATTPVQGRCWCGHEYPCLDHGAE; encoded by the coding sequence ATGACCCCCGTAGAGGCCTTGATGGCTTACGACCCCGCCGACCCGCTCGCCGTTTCGGTGGAATTCGTCTGCGGCAATGGCATGCATACGACCTGGACCATGGGTCGCGATCTCGTGGCGGAGGGGCTGACCTCGCGCTGCCCGGTCGGCCTCGGCGACGTGCGGGTCTGGCAGTACGGCGAGGGCGGACTGCGGATCCGGCTGCACTCCGACGAGGGCAGCGCGGATCTGCTCGCCGAGATCGAGGACGTCGCGGACTTCCTGTCTCGTACCTACCAACTCGTCCCCGAAGGAAGCGAGTTGGAGGACTTCGACGTCGACGAGGTGATCCGGCTGCTGCTCGCCACCACACCGGTGCAGGGGCGCTGCTGGTGCGGTCACGAGTACCCGTGTCTGGACCACGGCGCCGAGTGA
- a CDS encoding DUF397 domain-containing protein, protein MDHSRLVEVSEYVNRNAPHLAFEKSSFSDLDYSKDCVGFAVDGDRIAVTHTKDTEAPVLRYTRSEIAAMVRAAKAGQLDKFC, encoded by the coding sequence GTGGACCACTCGCGCCTTGTCGAGGTCAGTGAATACGTCAACCGCAATGCCCCTCACCTCGCATTCGAGAAGTCGTCTTTCAGCGACCTCGACTACTCCAAGGATTGCGTCGGATTCGCCGTGGACGGCGACCGGATCGCCGTGACGCATACGAAGGACACCGAGGCACCGGTGCTCCGGTACACCCGGTCCGAGATCGCCGCCATGGTTCGTGCGGCGAAAGCGGGGCAACTGGACAAGTTCTGCTGA